A genomic stretch from Telopea speciosissima isolate NSW1024214 ecotype Mountain lineage chromosome 7, Tspe_v1, whole genome shotgun sequence includes:
- the LOC122669578 gene encoding solute carrier family 25 member 44-like: MSLSTAAEEDSAPEIHLPADIDWQMLDKSKFFFLGAALFSGVSATLYPVVVLKTRQQVSQTQVSSIRTAFTILRHEGIRGLYRGFGTSLMGTIPARALYMTALEVTKSSVGTATVRLGFPEPTAAAIANAAAGLSSAMAAQLVWTPIDVVSQRLMVQGCSGNPNSPNAPPCKYRGGIDAFRKILNADGLRGLYRGFGMSILTYAPSNAVWWASYSVAQRLVWGGIGCYLCKRDDESKENSNNNGSFRPDSKTVVAVQGVSAAMAGGVSALITMPLDTIKTRLQVLDGEENGRRPPTVGQTFKNLVKEGGWSACYRGLGPRWASMSMSATTMITTYEFLKRMSAKNQENLSA; the protein is encoded by the coding sequence ATGAGTTTGAGCACTGCTGCCGAAGAAGATTCGGCTCCAGAAATACATCTTCCGGCGGATATCGATTGGCAAATGCTGGACAAATCCAAGTTCTTTTTCCTTGGTGCCGCTCTCTTCTCTGGAGTCTCTGCTACCCTTTACCCTGTCGTCGTCCTCAAGACTCGGCAACAGGTATCACAGACGCAGGTCTCTTCCATTAGAACGGCCTTTACGATCTTGCGTCACGAGGGCATCAGAGGCCTATACAGAGGCTTTGGTACTTCCCTGATGGGAACAATCCCTGCTCGTGCCCTGTACATGACAGCTCTAGAGGTCACTAAGAGTAGTGTGGGAACCGCAACTGTCCGTTTGGGTTTCCCAGAACCGACGGCCGCTGCTATCGCCAACGCCGCCGCTGGACTAAGCTCTGCGATGGCCGCACAGCTTGTTTGGACACCGATCGATGTTGTCAGCCAACGGCTCATGGTCCAAGGCTGCTCCGGCAATCCCAACAGCCCGAATGCACCCCCTTGTAAATATCGTGGTGGGATCGATGCATTCAGGAAAATTCTCAACGCCGACGGTTTGCGGGGTCTGTACAGGGGATTTGGTATGTCCATATTGACCTACGCTCCCTCGAATGCAGTTTGGTGGGCATCATATTCTGTGGCACAGAGACTTGTTTGGGGTGGAATTGGTTGCTATCTCTGCAAGAGAGACGATGAGAGTAAGGAGAATAGTAACAACAACGGCAGCTTCCGGCCGGATTCGAAAACAGTGGTGGCAGTGCAGGGAGTAAGTGCAGCTATGGCTGGTGGGGTTTCGGCATTGATTACAATGCCGCTTGATACAATCAAAACGAGATTGCAGGTTTTGGATGGGGAGGAGAATGGACGTCGGCCACCAACAGTTGGGCAGACTTTTAAGAATTTAGTTAAAGAAGGTGGATGGTCTGCTTGTTACAGAGGATTAGGCCCTAGATGGGCTTCCATGTCCATGTCTGCAACTACCATGATCACAACTTACGAGTTTCTCAAACGTATGTCTGCTAAGAATCAAGAAAACTTGTCTGCATGA